Proteins encoded within one genomic window of Pectobacterium araliae:
- a CDS encoding acyltransferase family protein, with translation MDSNLIAKKENSHYYQRNIIIKRTEKGYLPNLPSLSGIRIIAALLVYFFHTSLGNILNLFSDESIGEAYSFVLSKAGWVSVSLFFILSGFVMNWSSPSVSHPLQFYKKRFSKIYPVNILIIMLLIITGIINVGRVDIWLPNLLLIQTWIPQGDNYIGGNVPSWFLSVIVFLYIIYPFLLKLVKKIPTESLWISVIFCYATLIAANGAIYTLLPSTPLIEGFPFEVGEIQWWLSYTFPPTRIFEFTIGMLLSRIIQEGKWISVSVTTSMILTALTYCIDLFMPFLLSFNLVTLIPLTLLIGSLAVNDLQEKRSFLHAKSMQWLGNISFCFYLIHFLVLRLLNEWTDGNQYNVIDAALLIIGAGAVSLIAGWLLYQFIEQPVGNLLTAKKKQNVSNQVQESTPTS, from the coding sequence ATGGATAGCAACCTCATCGCAAAAAAGGAAAATTCACATTATTATCAACGCAATATTATTATAAAGAGGACAGAAAAAGGGTATCTACCTAATTTACCATCTCTGAGCGGCATTCGGATTATTGCTGCCCTTCTTGTGTATTTTTTTCACACATCGCTCGGGAATATTTTAAACCTGTTCTCAGATGAATCTATCGGCGAAGCTTACTCTTTTGTCCTCAGTAAGGCCGGGTGGGTAAGTGTATCGTTATTTTTTATCCTGAGCGGGTTTGTCATGAACTGGTCATCGCCATCCGTTAGTCACCCGCTCCAGTTCTATAAAAAACGATTTTCGAAGATATACCCTGTAAATATATTAATTATTATGCTACTTATTATCACTGGAATAATAAATGTTGGGCGTGTTGATATCTGGTTACCTAATTTATTATTGATACAGACATGGATACCGCAAGGTGATAACTATATTGGCGGAAACGTTCCCAGTTGGTTTCTATCTGTCATTGTTTTTCTTTATATCATTTACCCATTCTTGCTCAAGCTCGTAAAAAAAATACCGACAGAATCCTTATGGATATCCGTAATATTTTGCTATGCCACCTTAATCGCAGCTAATGGTGCAATCTATACATTATTGCCCTCCACCCCACTGATTGAAGGCTTTCCCTTTGAGGTGGGAGAAATTCAATGGTGGCTTTCCTATACTTTCCCGCCAACACGTATTTTTGAATTCACCATTGGTATGTTACTGTCGCGTATTATTCAGGAAGGAAAGTGGATATCCGTTTCAGTTACCACCAGCATGATACTGACAGCATTGACATATTGTATTGATCTTTTCATGCCGTTCCTGCTTAGCTTTAATTTGGTTACTCTCATTCCGCTAACATTATTGATAGGCTCACTTGCGGTGAATGATCTACAAGAGAAGCGTTCATTTTTACATGCGAAATCAATGCAATGGTTAGGAAACATTTCTTTCTGCTTTTACCTGATTCATTTCTTAGTCCTTCGCTTGCTAAATGAATGGACTGACGGCAATCAATACAATGTGATAGACGCTGCACTGCTGATCATCGGCGCTGGAGCGGTTAGCCTTATCGCTGGCTGGCTGCTTTATCAATTCATTGAACAGCCTGTCGGCAATTTGCTGACGGCCAAAAAGAAACAAAACGTGAGTAATCAAGTGCAAGAAAGCACTCCAACATCTTGA
- a CDS encoding DUF6933 domain-containing protein: protein MTAINLPQRPVVSGSFRQPTIDINPLSNWHGNLITLQRRNCVLLVHDATRFPLVLLALTKKNFLELNDYFVDAFINTLLKCGANEMQLNVAQNYLRPLQVDTQCRRSVQGTLNQMKGDVEHIVRFDNLNISELTGYALGQSLADRPCSVKNRGYLWPQQEMLSLLSQLSSNPYKVPPSIN from the coding sequence ATGACAGCGATCAATTTGCCGCAACGCCCTGTAGTCAGTGGCTCTTTTAGGCAACCAACAATAGATATCAACCCACTGAGCAACTGGCACGGAAATTTGATCACCTTACAGCGCCGGAATTGCGTACTTCTCGTACATGATGCAACTCGTTTTCCACTGGTATTACTGGCGCTTACCAAGAAAAATTTCCTCGAACTAAACGATTACTTTGTGGATGCATTCATCAATACGCTTCTCAAGTGTGGGGCGAATGAAATGCAACTTAACGTCGCCCAAAATTATTTGCGTCCGCTACAAGTCGATACCCAGTGTCGTCGCTCCGTGCAGGGCACATTGAACCAAATGAAGGGAGATGTTGAACACATAGTGCGGTTTGATAATCTCAACATTTCCGAATTAACGGGCTACGCTCTTGGTCAGTCACTTGCTGATAGGCCTTGTTCAGTTAAAAATCGCGGATATCTTTGGCCCCAGCAAGAAATGTTGTCATTGTTATCGCAGCTATCCAGTAATCCGTACAAAGTCCCGCCATCGATAAATTGA
- a CDS encoding helix-turn-helix domain-containing protein: MKVTNSKQLSSYLKDVRITQKLSQGKVASKVGIRQDTVSSFEQHPDSTKLETFFKILSALNLELTVTPRNVDTANNEASVASSWKEEW, encoded by the coding sequence ATGAAGGTCACCAACAGCAAGCAGCTTAGCAGCTACCTGAAAGATGTTCGTATCACGCAGAAGCTTTCACAAGGGAAAGTGGCCAGTAAAGTGGGTATTCGCCAGGATACGGTATCCAGCTTCGAGCAACATCCTGATTCCACCAAGCTGGAAACCTTCTTTAAAATCCTGTCGGCATTGAACTTAGAACTTACTGTTACGCCCCGAAATGTGGATACCGCCAATAACGAAGCCTCTGTTGCATCATCCTGGAAGGAAGAATGGTAA
- a CDS encoding type II toxin-antitoxin system HipA family toxin, giving the protein MAALDVYMNGYRVGILTKTGSGAHHFSYDANWLGLPGSRPISLSMPLRHQSYQGDEVYNFFDNLLPDNPDIRRRIVARHHADSTQPFDLLAKVGQDSVGALQLVPQGTPVHNIKKIEYKTLSEQQLENILAGYLSDAPLGMIDTEDNFRISIAGAQEKTALLYLDDHWCLPFNTTPTTHIIKLPIGKIESHSYSIDMSDSVENEYLCLLIAKAFGLPVPHCFMIKAGKIKALAVERFDRKFASDVSWIMRLPQEDFCQVLNVPSALKYENHGGPGISAIMSFLLGSVDPERDRYRFMQAQVLFWLLAATDGHAKNFSLFIESEGRYRLTPFYDILSMYPAMGGRGIDRREAKLAMGLTGSRGKKYAIEQIFPRHFFQTTKAVGFARESMENILAEFAQTVDTVITAVRSQLPVDFPTHISDAILTGLQARSRRLMRGWE; this is encoded by the coding sequence ATGGCTGCGCTCGATGTTTACATGAACGGCTATCGGGTGGGGATTCTGACCAAAACGGGCAGTGGGGCACATCATTTTTCCTATGATGCGAACTGGCTCGGATTGCCGGGGAGTCGCCCTATTTCGCTTTCTATGCCGCTACGTCACCAGTCCTATCAAGGTGATGAGGTTTATAATTTCTTCGACAATTTGTTGCCGGATAACCCGGATATCAGAAGACGCATTGTCGCCAGACATCACGCTGACTCCACCCAGCCGTTTGATCTGCTGGCTAAAGTGGGGCAAGACAGTGTCGGGGCGTTGCAATTAGTGCCGCAGGGTACACCTGTGCACAATATAAAAAAGATCGAATACAAAACCTTATCTGAGCAGCAGCTTGAAAACATACTGGCGGGATACCTGTCCGATGCCCCGCTGGGGATGATTGATACAGAAGACAATTTTCGTATCTCTATCGCGGGCGCACAGGAAAAGACGGCGCTGCTTTATCTGGATGATCACTGGTGCCTGCCCTTCAATACCACACCAACTACCCACATCATCAAGCTACCGATTGGTAAAATCGAGAGTCACTCTTACTCAATTGATATGTCTGACAGCGTTGAAAATGAGTATCTGTGCCTGCTCATTGCCAAGGCCTTTGGGCTGCCAGTGCCGCACTGTTTTATGATCAAAGCTGGCAAGATAAAGGCGTTGGCGGTGGAGCGTTTTGATCGTAAATTCGCCTCGGATGTCAGTTGGATTATGCGGTTACCACAAGAGGATTTTTGTCAGGTATTAAACGTTCCTTCCGCACTGAAATATGAAAACCATGGTGGACCAGGTATTTCCGCCATTATGTCGTTTCTATTGGGTTCGGTTGATCCAGAAAGGGATCGTTATCGCTTTATGCAGGCTCAGGTACTGTTTTGGCTATTGGCTGCAACGGATGGTCATGCGAAAAATTTTTCCCTGTTTATTGAATCTGAGGGACGATATCGACTCACGCCTTTCTATGACATTCTCTCCATGTATCCGGCGATGGGCGGACGGGGAATTGATCGCAGAGAGGCCAAATTGGCGATGGGATTGACTGGCTCAAGAGGCAAGAAATATGCGATTGAGCAGATCTTTCCCCGGCATTTTTTCCAGACGACGAAGGCCGTTGGGTTTGCCAGAGAATCAATGGAAAACATTCTGGCGGAGTTTGCACAAACCGTTGATACCGTCATTACGGCTGTTAGAAGTCAACTGCCTGTGGATTTTCCTACTCATATCAGTGATGCAATCCTGACCGGGTTGCAGGCTAGATCGAGACGGCTCATGAGAGGATGGGAGTAA